The uncultured Hyphomonas sp. genome includes a region encoding these proteins:
- a CDS encoding TIGR02301 family protein translates to MKKARFHVALLSALMVCGASAAQSGLPMRGPDYFRDASDLAGTLGSAHAIRVRCNGREDQYWRQYMSDMLSYEAPNRGNLRSSLVEQFNQGFQDTSRDYLKCDNRAVEAEARFAREGQEIAERMAMHYFPKRPN, encoded by the coding sequence ATGAAGAAGGCACGTTTTCATGTCGCCCTGCTTAGCGCCCTGATGGTCTGTGGCGCAAGCGCGGCACAATCAGGTTTGCCGATGCGGGGGCCGGATTATTTCCGGGATGCCTCGGATCTGGCCGGGACGCTGGGCTCAGCCCACGCCATCCGGGTGCGCTGCAACGGCCGGGAAGACCAGTACTGGCGGCAGTACATGTCCGACATGCTGAGCTATGAGGCACCGAATCGCGGGAACCTTCGCTCCAGCCTGGTGGAACAGTTCAACCAGGGCTTTCAGGACACCTCCCGTGACTACCTGAAATGCGACAACCGCGCCGTCGAAGCCGAAGCCCGCTTCGCCCGCGAGGGCCAGGAAATCGCCGAACGCATGGCGATGCACTATTTCCCGAAACGACCGAACTAG
- a CDS encoding nitronate monooxygenase has protein sequence MALKTRLTEMLNIQHPIMLAGMGGVSYAEVCAAMCNAGGYGVLGMAGTSPEFIAGQMKRVRELTDRPFGVDLLAASPESLEESVDVIINGGADSFVAGLGVPMPIMERLKKAGLKVMVVGGAVKHAIKAEQAGCDAVILQGGEGGGHTGLVGTLPLVAQAVEAVKIPVVAAGGIYDGRGLAAALALGAQGVWMGTRFIASEEAHAANMYKQAVVGAGDTDTTRTRCYSGKPMRCRTNDYINDWESRPQDIKPFPHQAIHSTQTGVIGGIGGITDEAKLSMDDSCFAMGQSAGGVQEVKPVAAIVADIMRDAEASIDRIAGLKVKETA, from the coding sequence ATGGCCCTGAAAACACGCCTGACAGAGATGTTGAACATCCAGCACCCGATCATGCTCGCAGGCATGGGCGGGGTTTCCTATGCCGAAGTCTGCGCTGCCATGTGCAATGCAGGCGGTTACGGCGTGCTTGGCATGGCCGGCACCTCCCCGGAATTCATCGCCGGACAGATGAAGCGCGTACGCGAACTGACCGACCGTCCGTTCGGTGTCGACCTGCTGGCCGCCAGCCCGGAAAGCCTGGAAGAGTCCGTAGACGTCATCATCAATGGCGGGGCCGATTCCTTCGTCGCAGGCCTCGGCGTGCCGATGCCGATCATGGAGCGCCTGAAGAAGGCCGGGCTGAAAGTCATGGTTGTCGGCGGCGCCGTGAAGCACGCCATCAAGGCCGAACAGGCTGGGTGCGATGCGGTTATCCTGCAGGGCGGCGAAGGCGGCGGGCATACCGGTCTCGTCGGCACGCTGCCGCTGGTGGCGCAGGCTGTGGAAGCCGTGAAGATCCCGGTCGTGGCAGCGGGCGGCATCTATGACGGGCGCGGCCTTGCCGCTGCACTCGCCCTCGGTGCGCAGGGCGTGTGGATGGGCACCCGCTTCATCGCCTCCGAAGAGGCGCATGCCGCCAACATGTACAAGCAGGCCGTCGTCGGCGCCGGTGACACCGACACGACCCGCACGCGCTGCTATTCCGGCAAGCCGATGCGCTGCCGCACGAACGACTACATCAATGACTGGGAGAGCCGTCCGCAGGACATCAAGCCCTTCCCGCATCAGGCGATCCATTCAACGCAGACCGGCGTCATCGGCGGCATTGGCGGGATCACGGACGAAGCGAAACTGTCGATGGATGATTCCTGCTTCGCCATGGGCCAGTCGGCCGGCGGTGTGCAGGAAGTGAAGCCGGTTGCTGCCATCGTGGCCGACATCATGCGCGATGCCGAAGCCTCGATCGACCGCATCGCCGGGCTGAAAGTCAAAGAAACCGCGTAA
- the rsmD gene encoding 16S rRNA (guanine(966)-N(2))-methyltransferase RsmD, translating to MRIIAGQHKGRAIAAPKGQGTRPTADRARESVFNMLAHAAWAPEIEGARVIDLFAGSGALGLEAVSRGAAFCLFVETDHAARGAIRDNIETLGLYGNTRIHRRSATDLGEKPAGVGSPFTIAFLDPPYHKDLVRPALACLAEGKWLAEDAIAVVETASDELIAPEGWEMLETRDYGAARVWFLKQENVT from the coding sequence ATGCGCATCATTGCCGGACAGCACAAGGGGCGCGCGATTGCCGCGCCGAAGGGACAGGGTACGCGGCCAACGGCGGACCGGGCACGCGAAAGCGTGTTCAACATGCTGGCCCATGCCGCCTGGGCGCCGGAGATCGAAGGCGCGCGGGTGATCGACCTGTTTGCAGGGTCCGGCGCGCTGGGCCTTGAAGCGGTCAGCCGCGGCGCGGCCTTCTGCCTCTTCGTGGAAACCGACCACGCAGCGCGCGGCGCGATCCGCGACAATATCGAGACGCTCGGCCTCTACGGGAACACGCGCATCCATCGTCGCTCGGCGACGGACCTAGGCGAGAAACCTGCGGGCGTCGGTAGCCCCTTCACGATCGCCTTCCTCGATCCGCCCTATCACAAGGACCTTGTTCGCCCGGCGCTTGCATGTCTCGCAGAGGGCAAGTGGCTGGCTGAAGACGCGATCGCTGTGGTGGAGACGGCCTCGGACGAGCTGATCGCACCGGAAGGCTGGGAGATGCTGGAGACGCGCGACTATGGTGCGGCGCGCGTGTGGTTTCTGAAACAGGAGAATGTCACATGA
- the soxR gene encoding redox-sensitive transcriptional activator SoxR — MNQGLSIGDVARRTGLSVSAIRFYESRGLVKPDRRPSGQREFARADIRRLSFILIAQQMGLTIEEIGDVLSDLPDNRTPNKADWTRISQHFRKRLDDHIAMVERLRNRLDGCIGCGCLSLKTCKLYNPDDRANVAGPGPRFVVTGESVSRDA, encoded by the coding sequence ATGAATCAGGGGCTCTCTATCGGGGATGTTGCACGGCGCACCGGCCTGTCGGTTTCGGCGATCCGTTTCTATGAGTCGCGCGGCCTGGTGAAACCGGATCGCCGGCCTTCCGGACAGCGGGAGTTCGCACGAGCCGATATCCGCCGCCTGTCCTTCATCCTGATTGCCCAGCAGATGGGCCTCACCATCGAGGAGATCGGGGACGTTCTCAGTGACCTGCCGGACAACCGCACCCCCAACAAGGCAGACTGGACGCGGATCAGCCAGCATTTCCGCAAGCGGCTCGATGATCACATCGCCATGGTGGAGCGGCTGCGAAACCGGCTGGATGGTTGTATCGGCTGCGGATGTCTCAGCCTCAAGACCTGCAAGCTCTACAATCCGGATGACCGCGCCAACGTGGCTGGCCCGGGGCCGCGCTTCGTGGTGACGGGGGAGTCGGTCAGCCGCGACGCCTAG
- a CDS encoding nucleoside deaminase, which yields MTILADPMDRALELARAAAAAGEVPVGAVIVDPETGEIVAEGANAPISGHDPTAHAEIVALRRAAEKLGNYRLTGLTMYVTLEPCAMCAGAISLARIGKLVFGACDPKGGAVIHGARFFEQPTCHWRPEVEQDEARGEAASQLLKDFFKARRK from the coding sequence ATGACAATTCTCGCTGATCCGATGGACCGTGCGCTGGAACTGGCGCGCGCCGCTGCTGCGGCGGGCGAAGTGCCCGTGGGTGCGGTGATTGTCGATCCGGAAACCGGTGAGATTGTTGCCGAGGGTGCCAATGCACCGATCAGCGGCCATGACCCGACCGCCCATGCAGAGATTGTCGCCCTGCGCCGCGCAGCCGAGAAGCTTGGCAATTACCGCCTCACGGGCCTCACCATGTATGTCACGCTGGAGCCCTGCGCGATGTGCGCGGGCGCGATCAGCCTCGCCCGGATCGGCAAGCTGGTCTTCGGGGCTTGCGACCCGAAAGGCGGCGCGGTGATCCATGGCGCGCGCTTCTTCGAACAGCCGACCTGTCACTGGCGGCCCGAGGTGGAGCAGGATGAAGCCCGCGGCGAAGCGGCGAGCCAGCTGCTGAAGGACTTCTTCAAGGCTCGAAGAAAGTAG
- a CDS encoding NUDIX hydrolase, whose protein sequence is MSELKPIPAVGTVCFRGDDVALIRRGTKPMAGSWSVPGGKIEFGERAGDAVLRELKEETGLTACLVGLVDVVDGIFTSRTTGDVTRHYVLFDYAAVWVSGTVMAGDDAAHAEWISPARLAELEIWDETRRIIEAARTLVTASQSAS, encoded by the coding sequence ATGAGCGAGCTGAAGCCCATCCCGGCCGTCGGCACGGTCTGCTTTCGCGGCGATGACGTGGCCCTCATCCGCCGGGGCACGAAACCGATGGCGGGCAGCTGGTCCGTGCCTGGCGGCAAGATCGAATTCGGCGAGCGGGCCGGCGATGCCGTCTTGCGCGAATTGAAGGAGGAGACAGGCCTCACCGCCTGCCTTGTCGGCCTGGTGGACGTGGTGGACGGCATCTTCACCTCCCGCACAACCGGCGATGTGACCCGCCATTACGTCCTGTTCGACTACGCCGCCGTATGGGTTTCCGGTACGGTAATGGCCGGTGACGATGCGGCCCATGCCGAGTGGATCAGCCCGGCCCGTCTGGCAGAACTCGAAATCTGGGACGAGACGCGCCGCATCATCGAAGCAGCCCGGACGTTGGTCACGGCCAGCCAATCAGCCTCTTGA
- a CDS encoding class I SAM-dependent RNA methyltransferase, which yields MPAIPDTDARGASTVVIERLGSKGDGQVRIDGEWVSVPRTLPGEEVRIAVNGDKAKLLEVVTPSPDRQIPVCPHYASCGSCSLQHLADGPYRIFKQSRVINALKSRGLEPHVEETWVTPPGTRRRISLAARRTKTGVQLGFHSRRSHDIVDINTCPVASPEITRKISALKELAGPLAPLKGEMALKITTMPNGLDLHITDTATFAAPHDVMMAGAKALAAGFLRVAIGDDVPLQQGTPEIQVGRAFLRPKPGGFLQASPEAEAFMASLVRQHLKYALEVADLFSGCGTFALRLAEESRVHAAEGDAEAIEALEASARAASGLKPVTAEVRDLFRNPVPSATLSRFQGIVLNPPRAGAAKQVAEIAYSGVRRIAYVSCDPGTLARDLRVLVDAGYRIMLVQPVDQFLWSSHVETVALLERGTGA from the coding sequence ATGCCTGCTATTCCAGATACGGATGCCCGCGGCGCCAGCACGGTGGTCATCGAACGCCTCGGATCGAAGGGCGACGGGCAGGTCCGGATCGATGGAGAGTGGGTGTCCGTGCCGCGAACCCTGCCCGGTGAGGAAGTCCGCATCGCGGTTAACGGAGATAAAGCAAAGCTGCTGGAGGTCGTGACGCCTTCGCCGGATCGGCAGATCCCGGTCTGTCCTCACTATGCCAGCTGCGGCAGCTGCAGCCTGCAACACCTGGCCGACGGGCCGTACCGCATTTTCAAGCAATCACGGGTGATCAACGCGCTGAAGTCGCGCGGGCTGGAGCCGCATGTGGAAGAGACATGGGTCACACCGCCTGGCACGCGCCGCCGCATATCGCTGGCTGCCCGACGCACGAAGACGGGCGTACAGCTGGGCTTTCATTCCCGGCGCAGCCACGACATTGTCGATATCAATACCTGCCCGGTCGCCTCTCCGGAGATCACACGAAAGATCAGTGCCCTGAAGGAGCTGGCCGGACCGCTGGCACCGCTGAAGGGCGAGATGGCGCTGAAAATCACCACCATGCCGAACGGGCTGGACCTGCACATCACCGACACGGCGACCTTCGCCGCGCCGCATGATGTGATGATGGCCGGTGCGAAAGCGCTTGCCGCAGGCTTCCTCCGCGTCGCGATTGGTGACGATGTCCCCCTGCAACAGGGCACGCCGGAGATCCAGGTCGGCCGTGCCTTCCTGCGCCCGAAGCCAGGCGGCTTCCTGCAGGCGAGCCCGGAAGCCGAAGCCTTCATGGCGAGCCTTGTGCGCCAGCACCTGAAATACGCCCTGGAAGTGGCCGACCTTTTCTCCGGCTGCGGAACATTTGCCCTGCGCCTTGCAGAAGAATCCCGCGTCCATGCCGCCGAGGGCGACGCGGAAGCCATCGAAGCGCTGGAAGCCTCCGCCCGGGCCGCCTCCGGCCTGAAGCCGGTGACGGCCGAAGTGCGGGACCTGTTCCGCAATCCGGTCCCGTCCGCGACGCTCTCCCGCTTCCAGGGCATCGTGCTGAACCCGCCCCGCGCGGGCGCCGCCAAGCAGGTCGCGGAGATCGCCTATAGCGGCGTGCGGCGCATCGCCTATGTCTCTTGCGATCCCGGCACGCTGGCGCGGGACCTGCGCGTGCTGGTCGATGCCGGATATCGGATCATGCTGGTGCAACCGGTCGACCAGTTCCTCTGGTCCTCGCATGTCGAGACGGTCGCCCTGCTGGAGCGGGGAACGGGCGCATGA
- a CDS encoding D-2-hydroxyacid dehydrogenase, whose translation MTDEGRFYHAGSRVVTDKVEPEIIFGSLDCFYGPAAGTFVRAVMASDRLDWFQSPAAGVDNAVLKAIGKASKHYTTNHTQAESMAEWALWAGLDFLREGPLHRAQQQAAEWKRVQAREISGSRWLIVGYGSIGEAVGKRVTALGGHVTGLRRSPGPAPGAQEILPVSVLPDELPGADVVLLCVPHTAETEGMAGAEFFSKMKPDALFMNLGRGALVDEDALIAALDKGCPAYAALDVTGVEPLPEESPLWHHPKIMITPHDSSQTDGTILRADGTFVDNLHRYLNGEPLRNLVDRKAFED comes from the coding sequence ATGACCGATGAAGGACGCTTCTATCATGCCGGCAGCCGTGTGGTGACCGACAAGGTGGAGCCAGAGATCATCTTTGGCAGCCTCGATTGCTTCTACGGCCCCGCCGCCGGGACGTTCGTGCGGGCGGTGATGGCCTCCGACCGGCTGGACTGGTTCCAGTCTCCGGCCGCGGGTGTCGACAATGCGGTGCTGAAAGCCATCGGCAAGGCGTCGAAACACTACACGACGAATCACACGCAGGCCGAATCCATGGCCGAGTGGGCGCTATGGGCTGGGCTGGACTTCCTGCGGGAAGGACCGCTGCACCGCGCCCAGCAGCAGGCGGCGGAGTGGAAGCGGGTCCAGGCGCGCGAGATCTCCGGTAGCCGTTGGCTGATTGTCGGCTATGGCTCGATCGGTGAGGCTGTGGGTAAGCGGGTCACCGCGCTTGGCGGCCATGTGACGGGCCTGCGCCGCTCACCGGGGCCGGCGCCGGGCGCGCAGGAGATCCTGCCGGTCAGCGTGTTGCCGGACGAGTTGCCGGGCGCGGACGTGGTTTTGCTTTGCGTGCCGCACACGGCGGAGACCGAAGGCATGGCCGGGGCGGAGTTCTTCTCGAAAATGAAGCCGGACGCCCTGTTCATGAATCTCGGCCGCGGGGCGCTGGTGGACGAGGACGCGCTGATCGCCGCGCTGGACAAGGGCTGCCCGGCCTATGCCGCACTGGATGTAACGGGGGTGGAGCCTCTGCCGGAGGAAAGCCCGCTCTGGCATCATCCGAAGATCATGATCACGCCGCACGATTCGTCCCAGACGGATGGAACCATCCTGCGGGCGGATGGCACCTTTGTGGACAATCTTCACCGCTACCTGAACGGCGAGCCGCTCAGGAACCTCGTCGACCGGAAAGCCTTCGAGGACTGA
- a CDS encoding VOC family protein, protein MKPALFEHVNVTVSDPKKTAAMLVDLFGWHVRWEGPAKYDGYTVHVGTDDEYIALYALPKQDRPDQESYYRTGAVNHFGILVDDLDAAEQRILKAGLKTHSHQTYDPGSRFYFHDDDGIEWEVVSYV, encoded by the coding sequence ATGAAACCCGCCTTGTTTGAACATGTGAACGTGACCGTCTCCGACCCGAAGAAAACCGCTGCCATGCTGGTGGACCTGTTCGGCTGGCATGTGCGCTGGGAAGGCCCGGCAAAGTATGACGGATATACCGTTCATGTCGGCACCGACGACGAGTATATTGCCCTCTACGCCCTGCCGAAGCAGGACCGCCCGGATCAGGAAAGCTATTACCGCACCGGCGCGGTGAACCATTTCGGTATTCTGGTCGACGATCTGGACGCGGCCGAACAGCGCATCCTGAAGGCCGGCCTCAAGACCCACAGTCACCAGACTTATGACCCGGGCAGCCGCTTCTACTTCCATGATGATGACGGCATCGAATGGGAGGTTGTCAGCTATGTCTGA
- a CDS encoding crotonase/enoyl-CoA hydratase family protein, with translation MTATVRTENDISVVTMDDGKANAISLDMLEAVNACLDEAEKDGKVLVLTGREGKFSAGFDLKFLATSDGDGVRKLVTGGGKLAMRLFTSKMPVVIASTGHSIAMGAFILLGGDTRIGTRGPFKIGANETVNGMTLPGFGIELPRARLNPMYLTEALVQARLYSPDEAVPVGWLDKVVEADALMDTAMETATALKAIANGAYYRNKLLARQPAIDAIMPSLEQSTV, from the coding sequence ATGACCGCCACCGTCAGAACCGAAAACGATATTTCCGTCGTCACCATGGATGACGGCAAGGCCAACGCCATCAGCCTCGACATGCTGGAGGCGGTGAATGCCTGCCTCGACGAAGCCGAGAAGGATGGCAAAGTGTTGGTGCTGACCGGGCGCGAGGGCAAGTTCTCGGCCGGGTTCGACCTCAAATTCCTGGCCACGTCTGACGGTGACGGCGTGCGCAAACTGGTCACCGGCGGCGGCAAGCTGGCCATGCGCCTGTTCACCTCGAAGATGCCTGTCGTCATTGCGTCGACAGGGCACTCCATCGCGATGGGCGCCTTCATCCTGCTCGGCGGCGACACGCGGATCGGCACACGCGGGCCCTTCAAGATCGGCGCGAACGAGACGGTAAATGGCATGACGCTGCCGGGTTTCGGCATCGAGCTGCCGCGCGCGCGTCTCAACCCGATGTACCTGACCGAAGCGCTGGTGCAGGCACGGCTCTATTCGCCGGACGAAGCCGTGCCGGTCGGCTGGCTGGACAAGGTTGTTGAGGCTGACGCCCTGATGGACACGGCCATGGAAACCGCCACCGCGCTGAAGGCCATCGCCAACGGCGCCTATTACCGTAACAAGCTGCTGGCACGGCAACCGGCCATCGATGCGATCATGCCATCGCTGGAACAGTCCACGGTTTAA
- a CDS encoding LysR substrate-binding domain-containing protein gives MNLRSIDLNLLPVLEAVYDERSLTRASEILRITQPAVSNALSRLRTHFEDPLFVREGRGVKPTAMAEALMPAVREALDRLRSGLEPRSVFEPSRSTRVFNLSARDAGAFLIAPALAARLEQVAPGVRISWSQLNRSAVGAELTTGRLDLAIDVADLLGMDMEREPLLKTPYVSVLSPSHPQADQALTPENFFELRHITVSSRREGRSLIEELARAHGRRITPVHRLPNHMPALEMVRHTQFALVAPRQIVEHAGLVLQDLPFDFPVPESTLYWHREYAGDPALTWLRGLIREISRELAGSAAPAAPVAAS, from the coding sequence ATGAACCTGCGGTCCATCGACCTGAACCTGCTGCCCGTCCTGGAAGCCGTCTATGACGAGCGCAGCCTGACCCGGGCCAGCGAAATCCTGCGCATCACACAGCCCGCCGTCAGCAATGCGCTCTCCCGCCTGCGCACCCATTTCGAGGACCCGCTGTTCGTCCGCGAAGGCCGCGGCGTCAAACCCACCGCCATGGCCGAAGCCCTGATGCCCGCCGTGCGCGAGGCGCTGGACCGGTTACGCTCGGGCCTTGAGCCGCGCTCCGTGTTTGAGCCGTCGCGCTCCACCCGCGTGTTCAACCTGTCCGCCCGCGATGCCGGGGCCTTCCTGATCGCGCCAGCCCTTGCCGCCCGCCTCGAACAGGTCGCTCCGGGCGTCAGGATTTCGTGGAGCCAGTTGAACCGGTCAGCCGTCGGCGCCGAGCTTACGACGGGACGCCTCGACCTCGCCATTGATGTTGCCGACCTGCTCGGCATGGACATGGAACGCGAGCCGCTTCTGAAAACGCCCTATGTCAGCGTCCTCTCACCAAGTCATCCGCAGGCGGATCAGGCATTGACGCCGGAGAACTTCTTCGAGCTGCGCCACATCACCGTGTCCAGCCGACGGGAAGGCCGCAGCCTGATCGAAGAACTGGCGCGGGCGCATGGCCGCCGCATCACGCCTGTTCATCGCCTGCCGAATCACATGCCGGCATTGGAAATGGTGCGCCACACACAGTTCGCGCTCGTTGCCCCGCGCCAGATCGTGGAACATGCCGGCCTTGTCCTGCAGGACCTGCCGTTCGACTTTCCGGTCCCGGAGTCGACGCTTTACTGGCACCGGGAATACGCCGGCGACCCTGCGCTGACCTGGCTACGCGGCCTGATCCGGGAGATTTCGCGGGAGCTGGCCGGGTCGGCCGCCCCCGCAGCACCTGTTGCGGCGTCTTAA
- a CDS encoding SDR family oxidoreductase, whose protein sequence is MTYAPFDLTGKVCVVTGGNKGIGLGMVEALAASNADVVIWGRKEADNDAAVKKADALGTGKVKAWKVDVGEEAEVVKAMKEAEEEFGRIDTCIANAGVGRGAANFHEMTLETWRYNQRINSEGAFLTLREAAKSMVTRAKAGDLGGSLIGTASLAALSGAARNQSYGHTKGGLISMMNAIAVEYGRYQIRANAILPGWIATDMTEGAQNTEVFQTKVISRVPIRRWGEPEDFGGIAVYLASDASKYHSGDTLLVDGGYQKF, encoded by the coding sequence ATGACCTACGCCCCATTCGACCTTACAGGAAAGGTCTGCGTCGTGACCGGCGGCAACAAGGGGATCGGCCTCGGCATGGTGGAGGCGCTGGCCGCTTCAAATGCTGACGTCGTCATCTGGGGCCGCAAGGAAGCCGACAATGACGCCGCCGTAAAAAAGGCCGACGCGCTCGGCACCGGCAAGGTCAAGGCCTGGAAAGTGGACGTCGGCGAGGAAGCCGAAGTCGTGAAAGCGATGAAGGAAGCCGAAGAAGAATTCGGCCGCATCGACACCTGCATCGCAAATGCCGGCGTCGGCCGCGGCGCCGCGAACTTCCACGAAATGACGCTGGAGACCTGGCGCTACAACCAGCGCATCAACTCCGAAGGCGCCTTCCTCACCCTGCGCGAAGCGGCGAAATCCATGGTGACCCGTGCGAAAGCCGGCGACCTTGGCGGCAGCCTGATCGGCACGGCCTCACTGGCAGCCCTGTCCGGCGCAGCGCGCAACCAGTCCTACGGCCACACCAAAGGCGGACTGATCTCCATGATGAACGCGATCGCCGTGGAATATGGCCGCTACCAGATCCGGGCGAATGCCATCCTGCCGGGCTGGATCGCGACCGACATGACCGAAGGCGCGCAGAACACGGAAGTGTTCCAGACCAAGGTGATCTCCCGCGTCCCAATCCGCCGCTGGGGCGAACCGGAAGATTTCGGCGGTATCGCCGTCTATCTCGCATCGGATGCCTCGAAATACCATTCCGGCGACACCCTCCTCGTGGATGGCGGTTACCAGAAGTTCTGA
- a CDS encoding sulfite exporter TauE/SafE family protein, whose product MSPIAAAIILVTVLVTSFISGIFGMAGGIIFMGVLTALVPVATAMIVHGAVQMVSNGYRAFLWRAHIDWRIFRRYAVGSMLAVGLLFALSWRPDKQMVYLMLGLVAMLVWLPKTLLDLDIQKRWQAESAGFVVQALNTVAGVAGPLLDQFFVHTDMTRHAIVATKAVTQVLAHFVKIIFWSVPVIAAAGLQALPPWWLIVAAAPLSMLGTTLGGKVLDRMSDVNFKRGMKYLVTAIGAVMLMKAAGWL is encoded by the coding sequence ATGAGCCCGATCGCAGCTGCTATCATCCTCGTCACTGTGCTGGTTACCAGCTTCATTTCGGGCATTTTCGGCATGGCGGGCGGCATCATTTTCATGGGCGTCCTGACCGCTCTGGTGCCGGTGGCAACCGCCATGATCGTGCACGGCGCCGTACAGATGGTGTCCAACGGCTATCGCGCCTTCCTGTGGCGCGCCCATATCGACTGGCGCATCTTCCGGCGTTACGCCGTGGGCTCCATGCTGGCGGTGGGCCTTCTGTTCGCGCTCAGCTGGCGGCCCGACAAGCAGATGGTCTACCTGATGCTGGGCCTCGTCGCGATGCTGGTCTGGCTGCCAAAGACGCTGCTGGACCTCGATATCCAGAAACGCTGGCAGGCCGAGAGCGCGGGCTTTGTGGTACAGGCTCTGAATACGGTGGCGGGGGTTGCAGGGCCGTTGCTGGACCAGTTCTTCGTTCACACCGACATGACGCGCCACGCCATTGTGGCGACCAAGGCGGTGACGCAGGTGCTGGCGCACTTCGTGAAGATCATTTTCTGGAGCGTTCCGGTGATCGCTGCGGCCGGCCTTCAGGCCCTGCCGCCCTGGTGGCTGATCGTGGCGGCGGCGCCGCTCTCCATGCTGGGCACCACGCTTGGCGGCAAGGTACTGGACCGGATGAGCGACGTGAATTTCAAGCGCGGCATGAAATACCTCGTCACCGCAATTGGCGCGGTGATGCTGATGAAGGCTGCAGGCTGGCTGTAG
- a CDS encoding patatin-like phospholipase family protein, whose protein sequence is MAKPAQQPLSLALQGGGAHGAYTWGVLDRLAEENRFDIRAITATSAGAMNAVAFAGGYGNGGMDGARQALEALWQAVSHSGRHVRAYGANNAAAFAYASALQSWASPYDLNPLKLNPLRDAVEEVIDFEAVLASGLQLFLSATDVESGHVKVFTGDEVTLDAVLASACLPQTFQAVEIDGHAYWDGGYMGNPSIFPLIYAGAPTDVLLVTLNPIERPGVPKRAGEIQERVNEISFNAALIGELRAIAFVQRLLDDGMLKAPMLKKYRRLNVHTIRGGQDLVDQSLHTKFDTSWRYLTGLRDKGRAAAEAWLAGDADLVGTKTSNCDLREEFLKG, encoded by the coding sequence ATGGCGAAACCGGCACAACAGCCTCTCAGTCTCGCTTTGCAGGGCGGCGGGGCCCATGGCGCTTACACATGGGGCGTCCTCGACCGGCTGGCGGAAGAGAATCGCTTCGACATCCGCGCCATCACGGCCACATCCGCCGGTGCCATGAATGCGGTCGCCTTCGCAGGCGGTTACGGCAATGGCGGCATGGACGGTGCGCGGCAGGCACTGGAGGCGCTTTGGCAGGCGGTGTCGCACAGCGGCCGGCACGTCCGGGCCTATGGCGCCAACAATGCGGCCGCCTTTGCCTATGCCTCCGCCCTGCAGAGCTGGGCCAGCCCCTATGACCTGAACCCGCTGAAACTGAACCCGCTGCGCGATGCCGTGGAGGAGGTGATCGACTTCGAGGCCGTCCTCGCTTCCGGCCTGCAGCTGTTCCTCAGCGCAACGGATGTGGAGTCCGGCCATGTGAAAGTCTTCACCGGCGATGAAGTCACGCTCGACGCCGTGCTGGCCTCCGCCTGCCTGCCGCAGACCTTCCAGGCGGTGGAGATCGACGGTCATGCCTATTGGGACGGCGGTTATATGGGCAATCCCAGCATCTTCCCGCTGATCTATGCCGGCGCGCCGACAGATGTGCTGCTCGTCACCCTGAACCCGATCGAGCGGCCCGGCGTACCGAAACGGGCAGGCGAGATCCAGGAACGCGTCAACGAGATCAGCTTCAACGCCGCCCTGATCGGCGAGCTGCGTGCCATCGCCTTTGTCCAGCGCCTGCTGGATGACGGCATGCTGAAGGCGCCCATGCTGAAGAAGTACCGCCGCCTCAACGTGCACACGATCCGCGGCGGGCAGGACCTCGTCGATCAGAGCCTGCACACCAAGTTCGACACCAGTTGGCGGTACCTGACCGGCCTGCGGGACAAGGGCCGCGCAGCGGCGGAGGCCTGGCTGGCGGGCGATGCAGACCTTGTCGGCACGAAGACATCGAATTGCGACCTCAGGGAAGAATTCCTGAAGGGCTAG